Proteins from a single region of Runella sp. SP2:
- a CDS encoding RagB/SusD family nutrient uptake outer membrane protein, producing MKNNLLKFLAFVVAAVVISACDLTEKPYSFVSPDQFFTSASDAEAALTAAYTPVTNLYSRVGIQLPDYSADQCFPRAVVGRDQLTVFSYDATMDLIGQYWQHCYQGIDRANQVLENVPRVVMDETRKKQILAEAYFLRGLFYFHLAKTFGDVPIKQESTKNIAGTETAKSPVADVYAFLIKDLETAVKDLPQMPKDRGRAAYGAAIGLLAKAQLYAGDYAKAAQNAQTLIQSNRYSLMPNVLDLYNPLREDAARVEVIFAAEFSSLSGLNSYDLLGFYAPANSPPVFSKTAFGSAFGYHSFYRSFSDVDKRKALLDTAYVNAQGRLIGQADVTLRDRIIVKKYMDPNSNGASGENNFPILRLADVYLIAAEAEARASSPTAAAYAAINTVRKRAGLPDLTPGLSKEAFIEAVLQERSWELCYEADRWYDLTRTGKFKMVANVLNSYYPSRPVQDKHRFFPIPNIEILTNSKLEQNPAWK from the coding sequence ATGAAAAATAACCTTTTAAAATTCCTTGCGTTTGTGGTGGCAGCGGTGGTAATCAGCGCCTGCGATTTAACCGAAAAGCCCTACTCGTTTGTATCGCCTGACCAATTTTTTACGTCGGCCTCTGATGCCGAAGCCGCTCTGACGGCAGCTTATACGCCCGTAACCAACCTTTACAGCCGTGTGGGGATACAGCTACCCGATTACTCCGCTGATCAGTGTTTTCCACGGGCAGTAGTGGGTCGCGACCAACTAACGGTTTTTTCATACGATGCAACCATGGACTTAATCGGTCAGTATTGGCAGCATTGCTATCAGGGGATTGACCGTGCCAACCAAGTACTGGAGAATGTTCCCCGCGTGGTGATGGACGAAACCCGCAAAAAGCAAATTTTGGCCGAAGCCTATTTTTTGCGGGGGCTATTTTACTTTCATTTAGCCAAAACCTTTGGCGATGTACCCATTAAGCAAGAAAGTACCAAAAACATTGCGGGTACTGAGACGGCAAAAAGTCCCGTAGCGGATGTCTATGCGTTTTTAATCAAAGACTTGGAAACAGCCGTCAAAGATTTACCGCAAATGCCGAAGGATAGAGGTCGTGCGGCCTATGGGGCAGCGATTGGATTATTGGCAAAAGCCCAATTGTACGCGGGCGATTATGCCAAAGCGGCTCAAAATGCGCAGACACTCATTCAATCAAACCGATACAGTTTGATGCCCAATGTATTGGATTTGTACAATCCTCTAAGAGAAGATGCCGCTCGGGTAGAAGTGATTTTTGCGGCTGAGTTTTCGAGCCTTTCGGGGCTCAATAGCTACGATTTGTTAGGATTTTATGCGCCAGCCAACTCGCCCCCAGTTTTTTCCAAAACGGCTTTTGGCTCAGCCTTTGGGTATCATTCTTTCTATCGTTCCTTTAGTGATGTGGACAAGCGCAAAGCATTGCTTGACACGGCCTATGTCAATGCTCAGGGCAGGCTCATTGGTCAGGCCGATGTTACCCTAAGAGACCGAATCATTGTGAAAAAATACATGGATCCTAATTCTAACGGTGCCAGTGGCGAAAACAATTTTCCAATTTTACGCTTGGCCGACGTGTACCTGATTGCCGCCGAGGCCGAAGCCCGCGCTAGCAGCCCTACAGCCGCCGCGTATGCCGCCATCAATACCGTACGCAAGCGGGCGGGTTTGCCCGATTTAACCCCAGGTTTGAGCAAAGAGGCATTCATTGAGGCCGTTTTGCAGGAACGTTCGTGGGAGTTATGTTACGAAGCCGACCGCTGGTATGACCTGACTCGTACGGGTAAGTTTAAAATGGTGGCCAATGTATTAAACTCTTATTATCCATCGCGCCCAGTGCAAGACAAACATCGTTTTTTCCCGATTCCTAACATTGAAATTTTAACCAATTCTAAACTGGAACAAAACCCCGCTTGGAAGTAG